The Arachis ipaensis cultivar K30076 chromosome B07, Araip1.1, whole genome shotgun sequence genomic interval ATGATTCTCCCATGGATATCAAACATGAGGCGCACATGCTCATTGTTATCGAGCCAAAAATAGACGAAAAAACCCATTGTCTATCGGTGTTAGCAACCTATATCCAACTCTTTTAGCCTCTTTTGTCCCGTTCGAACTGAAGTTTATCAATATTAGACTCTTTATCTCAGACAAAGAATTTACTCTCCGGATGCGTAACAAAATAGGAttatcacactcaaatataatCCCAGTGTCACTGTTTCTCGTATGACAATTGAAAATTTGGGATACACACTTACAACAATATATTCACTACCACTAGACATTTTTACTAAACTTTTTGAAGAAAAAGAGGAGATCGAAGAAGAACTGAAATATTTGTGGAGAACACAAATGGTTGCAAATCATTTTATAACTGCTCGAAATTTGCCGTACTTTATCACGTTTACAGTACAAACATGTTACCTTTTTTTATATTTCGAtcatactgtaaacgagatacgtgttGATCACTCTATTTCATGTATCACATTTGTATACCTGATACATGCAATGCGAATTATGTTTTATCTCGTTTatattgtaaacgagataaataaAGGAACGCAAATTCATAAATAGACTATAAATTATCTATATCCATAAATaaagtatttaaattatttattttaaaaaaaatccccAAAATATCTCATTTAAAATTCCTTGAAAATCAATATGAATGTTTATTCTTTAGACTTAGGGTGTATTTGGCAAACTCGTTTGAGAGGATAAAAGTGTGTTGAAGTTCTTTTGAACGCTGtttttttatgtttggcaatctttTTCTTCTAAACACATAAGTGATTTTGCAGTTTAAAAGCGCGTTTACTGGAAGCAAAAAATTGTTACTTCTGCCTTCATTTCAACGTGAGTTCACCTTTGATGATCATTGTTGgttttttttcaaaagaattttcatatttgtttcaagtcatttcaaatattttaaattttttacaatttttaatacttttttttatattttgattcttttattaaatttgttattgtaattctattataatatgaattattgatcttattaaaaataataaagtaaataaaaaactaatcATACATAACAATGGAATCATaagtaataaaattttatggtcgaaaataatactaaataaaagaaTACTGAgagtactaaaaaaattatagaatattcTTTTTGTTTGACATTgtaaaattaatactaaataaaagaaTACTGAgagtactaaaaaaattataaattatttttttttgtttgacattgtaaaatttattattataattcttGTTCATTGTTTATTATTCTAATTTGTTATAATATGTATTATTGTTCCTAttgaaaatgataaattaaataaaaaattaatcataaataataataaaaacataattagtAAAAAGTTAGAATCCAaaacaataaacaaaataagattattGAGAATACTCATAAAAAgtacaaaaatatattattttatatgttatttttaatttaataaataaatattaatttttattaaaaatcaaattttttttcaatttttagtactttttttatattttgattttttttattaaatttgttaTTGTAATTCTGTTATAATATGAATTATTGATCTTGTTAAAAatgacaaattaaataaaaaattgatcatacataataatagaatcataagtaataaaattttacagttcaaaataatactaaataaaagaataatgagagaattaaaaaattataacaaactaaattagaattttataaaaaatattatataaaaaatatactaaaagaaatataaaaaaggattaaatatactaaaaaataatattataatttaatattatttttttagtaattaactaattatctatctaaaagtgattttacttaatattatccaaacaattttattttatcaaaatcaattttagtataaaattaccaaacataaatcatgttagCACAAACTCATTTCtatccaaaatcaattttataagaTGACTTTTATTCAAACTCCAGTTTGACCAATTCTAATCCAAACACACGTTTAATCTTAACTTAAAAAATGTGTTTGGTGATGTTTGTTGAGACATGACACATTGACAGAACGCAACTATATGGGGAGGCAAAATTCATGTGGCCGTCATATATTCTTATGCTTTAGATTGTAGTTTTGTTCCCACTATTGAAAAAACGTGCACGGCTACAGTGGCGAATGAGTAAAGAATTCACTACGGAAACCAAATACAAATTAAATAGAATACATGCAGCACTAGAATTTATGCTGTTTTGTTATATcacaaaagaaaaaaggaaactaTTATAGCAAAGCATATTGTAAGATTAGATTTAGCAAAAATGTCATCAGAAGAACCAATGCAGTTGCGCATCGAAGACAATCATGTAGGCCATCTTTTGTTTCTTCATTTTAATTTATGCGGATTTGTTTCAAAGTAAACTGCTTGATACGTTTTAATCAATCAACAATTTTTTTGAACTGCAGGTGGTTATGGACAATGGCATACTACAAGTTTATTTGTCGAAACCGAGTGGATTTGTCACCAGAATACAATATAATGGCATTGATAATCTGCTGGAAGCTGGAAATGAAAAATTCAACAGAGGGTTAGTGCACAATGAATCACTAAGATTAAGATCTTTTACTTTGATTTGGTTTAGGTGTTATCTGTACTCATTTTTGTCGCGACACCTACTCTCAACCACTCTCTTTTACCGATCCTCCTCCTAATCCAATGGTAAAAGTATGTGTCGACTCGATATATATAGATGAAACAGAACGAATATTCAGAAagtttttcattatattttttcgATATTTCATGGACATAATTTATGGTTACTTCAACGAATGAAATTTGAAGGTATTGGGACGTTGTTTGGAGTAAAGAAGGAAGTGCAGGAACTACCGGAACATTTGAGCGGTAAAATAATTGATAGTTGCTAATCCTATTATAAAAAATGTTACATGCACAAAATAAATCggtcactatatatatatatatattgtttatctcATTGCTAAATTTGTTGGTTAATTTTTAGTGTACATCTAACATGGTTGATCTAGTTATGATTTAGTTCCGAGAGATTTGAGTTGGGTGCACATTCATACATGCAGGATTGTAGGAACGAGTTTTAATGTTATAGTGGAAAATGAAGAACAAATTGAAATATCGTTCACGAGAATGTGGGATCCGTCTATGGAAGGAAAGCTTTCCCCTCTCAACATTGACAAAAGGTGCTTAATTAATTGTTAATTTAATTTGTGCACAAAACAAACagtttggaaaaataaaaatgattattaTTTTCCGAATAATGTTTGTGCAGGTATGTGATGCTACGTGATTCCTCAGGATTCTATTGCTACGCAATATTTGAACACCAAAAGGAGTGGCCTGCTTTCAACATCCCCCAAATCAGGATCGTTTTCAAGCTTCGAGAAGACAAGTATGGATGTAAAATTGCATTTTATAATTATGGTAGCCAATTTGGCTAATTGCTGTATGTGTAGGTTTCATTATATGGCAGTGGCAGATAATAGACAAAGATTCATGCCTCTTCCAGAGGACCGATCACCCGGAAGGGGAAAAGTACTCGTTCCCCCGGAAGCAGTTTTGCTTGCTGACCCTGTGGAGCCAGAGTTCCAGGGGGAGGTACTTATATTTTCAAAGGAAGTGCTCAAATACAACAAGAGTAGAATCCAGAAGAAACtactaaaataatatttgaaaGTTTAAAAGACCATAAATAAATGTTGGAAAGAGttaaaaataggataaaataaattagatttaaaatatatattttaaaaaaatttaaaaatcaaattttgttaCAATATTTTTTCAagtaatactaaaaaaaatatttttatttttaaaatttaataattttttgtgtagtgtttttttttaattttttattttgaatggccaatttttttaaaaataaataaaaaaaatataaagatcaaATNNNNNNNNNNNNNNNNNNNNNNNNNNNNNNNNNNNNNNNNNNNNNNNNNNNNNNNNNNNNNNNNNNNNNNNNNNNNNNNNNNNNNNNNNNNTTTTTTGGGTAAATTACATATAAATTGATTAAgaatcaaaattacaaaaatatcctAAACTGAATTTGATTACATGCATGTCTCGTTACGTTTGACTCTCTAtgtaaatcaaatcaattaaattcaatttacaTTTGTTCAATATAAATCGATTCAGTTGAATTCGATTTAATATGTATATATTGTACTAGTAGTAAATCAAATTAACTTTATTTAATTTACTACTGTAAAATACATACATGCTAATTAAATCGAATAAGTTTGATTCGATCTACTACTAATACAGATTATTGATACTTCTTATctaactttaaaacataaatgtcaatatgaaaaaaaaaaatatttaaattcaaataaaatatcaaaaaaatcaaaacgaataaaaataaaaattttttattttagttcaaATTCAAGAAAAtctatatttttacaaacttataAAATCATTACGGAACAATAAACGATTTTTAAAAATTCGTTAAAAAATCATCATTTGACACATTAATATCTAAAGAAACATTATCGAAActtttaatgttaaaaaaaagttaatataaagtatagtcttctaagatagcataagagttaaaatttggattttttcatagtcacaaataacaaataattatacaatataaaaaatcaactatattttttgatattttatttgaatccaaataaaaagtatttttttattgacaTTTATAAGCGATTAACTTAAAAAATGTCAATAATTTGTATCAGTACTAAATTAAATCaagttgattcgatttactatatatatatgttgtacaataataaattaatatgCTACAttaatagtaaatcgaatcaagttAATTCGATTTATGACGGACACAAcatatatatattaaatcgaatccaattaatttaatttatattaaaaaaatgtaaATCGAATTTAATTAATTCGTTTTACATAAAAGATCAAGCAAAATGTATATATAACTAAATTCAGTTTAAGACATATgaataattttgattttcaattaATTTATNTGcgtctaaatttttttttatatcaaattagtAGTCATCTGGTGGAGTTTATTACAAACAATcaaataaaagaataataaaacatATTATTAGCATGTTTGATTGATTTAGGTGTGATTTAGGTGGATGACAAGTACCAATACTCATGTGAAAACAAAGATCTAAAGGTTCATGGGTGGATAAGTTCTAAATCGGAAAGTGATACAGGCACAGGATTTTGGGTAATCATACCTAGCAATGAGTTTCGTTCGGGTGGCCTCGCTAAACAGAATCTTACCTCCCATGTGGGTCCTATTAGCCTCGCCGTAAGTGTTCATCCATTAATTAATATTGGTTACTCATGAATCATGATTACTTGCTGATGTTTCACCCTCCTCGCAATAATTGTTCCTTTATTTTTTAGGAAAGCAAATATCAATGGAATCTGCATGAATACATAAAACAATATCAATCATATtacatatatattaaaatcaactatcaaaattaataattaaaatataagataaaatatatattaaaatataaaatatatattaaaaaaataaattatacatatatttatatataaatacataataattaattttaatatgtaaataatatttttaaaacaatGCAGAGGAAAACAgagaagaaaaagtgaaaaattacCTCCATATTATTCGTTTATTTGGGATACTCGAATATAATATACTAAAAAATGATGAAGACAAGATTGTTAGAGAGAAAAATAGTTGAGGACCTAGTTTATCTTGGTGCTTTATTATATCCTTGTGCTTGATTTTAATAAGGTAAAATTAAAAGCTCTTTAAACATTGTTTTGTGTATCAGATGTTTCTTAGCGCTCATTACGCAGGAGAGGATCTGGTCCTGAAACTCAGTCCAAACGAACCTTGGAAGAAAGTTTTTGGCCCCACTTTTATATATCTTAATGCCTTGTTGGATGGTGAAGACCCACTTGAGCTTTGGGAGGATGCCAAAGATCaggtttaaatttaattattatcacAAGGgcagaaaaaaaatttattttttaacataTTTATGAAATTGAATTCTACTATTCTAGTATTTATAAATGTTATGTAAGTATATTATTGTTTTGAagttagattttttttatattttagtgaTATTTTTTTGGNNNNNNNNNNNNNNNNNNNNNNNNNNNNNNNNNNNNNNNNNNNNNNNNNNNNNNNNNNNNNNNNNNNNNNNNNNNNNNNNNNNNNNNNNNNNNNNNNNNNNNNNNNNNNNNNNNNNNNNNNNNNNNNNNNNNNNNNNNNNNNNNNNNNNNNNNNNNNNNNNNNNNNNNNNNNNNNNNNNNNNNNNNNNNNNNNNNNNNNNNNNNNNNNNNNNNNttataaaaataattataaaaatttattttaataaaagtaattataaaaaattataaaagaaaaaaaatattttaatcttagatttaattttttttatgatgcaTCAATATTTTACCCATAAATTAAATTTATGGCACTCTTAATTACCAAAATTAATGCGATTATAAAACTCTCTATCATATAATACTAGAATGACACCATGttaagatgtatatatatattcttgtATGGTCGAATGTGTTGCTATATTATTCACATAGCTCAACCTATAGTAGTCATTATTTTTCGATAGTCAATATAATTTTGAGAAGGAAAAATAGTAAATATAATTCTATGAATTTCGGTCATTGCAATTTAGACTGTACGCTTCGGAGTATGAGAGAGTGAATGTTAGAAATGGGAGAAGAAATGAGGAGTGAATTCACGTTTATTGAACCTACTACAAAAGGAATATCCTAACAAACTTTCATATCTTTGACTTTATGTACACATCAGCTCATCATTATACAATTATGATGCTTCCCTATATCCGAAAATACCTCAATCACAAAAAgttaattattcttttatttttatcaagACACGATGATTTGTAAATAAAACCAGTTAATGAGTTATTTTTCTTTACTTGAAAAAATAAGTGAAATTTCTCTTGAGTAATATAGTTATTCTTTTATATGTCTGATCTATATTTGTTTTGGAGTTTAATAATTTTTTGATACGTTGATTGtattaattttatactattatttAGTCGCATTCTTTTTTAgaagatcatatatatatacactcaaTAGATGTAAAAATTTTATAGTTACTTTTGTTTGCATGTCAATATGCAATTTACTGTAGCAGTAAACATTTTAACATTATTAGTATACCAACATTAGATTTATTTTGTAGACCATTTCAAACTTCTTTAATTCATGGTATATATGAAATTatacattttaaaatttaagatctATATTAAATTGTACCGGAACGAAAATTATGAGTTATTTGtgtttttttaatttctgatttttatattaagaataaaatatgtttttttatctttaatgtttgtaatttattttaaaagtaCTTTTAAAACTTTTAATTGTATTAATTTTGttcttaacattttttatttatatcaaaattatttttgattgttTATTCCATCTGAAATAtttgagacaaaattaaaaatatttagggatatttttgaaataaattaaaaacgttataaacaaaattgaatgaataaaaaatattaaggataaaattaaataaaattaaacgttaaaagatattttttaaaaaaatacaaaccttaagaataaaaaatatattttatccatATATTAATTGACTTATGAATGGTAGCTACACAATGCATAGTCACTTTTGTCACTACAAGAagcatttaattaataatttctcGTCGTATCAAGCTTTATAGAAAAGTCGAAGTTACATTTATACTGAAGAAAGAATAATAATACATCAATTAGGGACTAAATTAAAGTACTAACTGAGATTAAAAAACTGGTCTGCAGATGAATGAGGAAGTTGAAAACTGGCCCTATGATTTTCCAGCTTCAGAGGATTTTCAAATTTCTAGCGAAAGGGGCAGTGTAAGTGGCACGTTACTAGTTAGAGACAGGTATATATATGTGTCAATAATTTCCACTGTGAATAGCAACTGAAGCTTTTAATTCGAAGGTATCTcaaaagtaaaattgaaataTTTCAGGATGTTAAGTGACGATTCCATTGGAGCAAGAGGTGCATACGTAGGACTAGCACCACCTGGTGAAGCTGGATCATGGCAAAGAGAATGCAAGGTTTTATCTTCATATATATACTTGCaattataaacaaaaatttaatgcatcaACTTTAGATATAGGTTATTCATCGACTATTAATTGATTATTAGTTGAAAAAATGCATGtcataataaaataatagaaacaAATTAATATATGTAAATCAAATATATACTTCTATATAAATCCACATAACACTTGGGTACGTCCGTGCATTTATTATCCATATATTAATGTATTATTAGATATACTAAGTTTCGGTCTTGTAAAGATTTTTGAAGCAGTATTTGTATATGTAGAAAATACAAAATGGTTTACTttgtattttataaataaaaaattatgctcttgtatttttagttttgaaaaattaaaaatgaaaaaatctATAAAAATCNNNNNNNNNNNNNNNNNNNNNNNNNNNNNNNNNNNNNNNNNNNNNNNNNNNNNNNNNNNNNNNNNNNNNNNNNNNNNNNNNNNNNNNNNNNNNNNNNNNNNNNNNNNNNNNNNNNNNCATTTTAAATGATAAAGTAATTTTatcaaacataatttttataatttgtatttattgaaaAGGCAAAAGTTTAGCTTACATGAGGTGTTTGGTCAGGGATACCAATTCTGGAGTATAGCAGATGATGATGGGTACTTCTCAATTGATAATATACGTAGTGGCGATTACAATATCTATGCATGGGTTCCAGGTTTCATTGGAGACTATCGGAGCAATTATGTCCTCACCATAACTCCAGGtctcttctttaatttctcttttctaAATCTTATTATAACTACACTATACCGTTTGTGCAAACTTGTTCCTAGAAATCGTGAAAAAGTTGTACAAATTGCATTTTTATATCAAAAACTAACTAATCTAACCCGAGAGTAGTTAGTTATAAATCTAGATACATGAGCTCTAATTCTGATCTTATATATGTCCAATTATTCTTGTAAGATTAACAAAATTGATTATAAGCATGAAACATGCAGGCTGTGACAAAAACATTAGTGACATTATTTTTGAGCCTCCAAGAGATGGTCCAACTTTATGGGAAATAGGAATTCCAGATCGTTCTGCTGCCGAGTTCTATGTTCCTGATCCCAATCCAAATTACATAAACAAGCTCTATATCGATCATCCAGATAAGTTAGTCTCTCTTCAAtaatttgtttcttttttctctcattctctttaattctttaATCAATGTTGTAGTGGAGTTCCACCAGAGCTTAAATCAATTTAAAGCGAACAATACAAGGATCTAACAATATATGTTTAAggggaaaaattttaaaaagtatattaaacataatataaatttttacaattaaaaaattaaataacattgacTAGCTAATTCAAAATAGATTCTCTATACTTATTCAATACAAAATTGTTAAGACATAATAACCGTACGTTTGgaatgatttttgaaaacaatacttattttctattttaataattattttattattagaaaaactaatttttattgtAATAGACTTTTACTTTCaattattaaaagtaattttagttttatttatatgcaaaagaaagaaagaacttgTTTTTAAGCAAACTATATAAAAGGAAATACtttactttttttgttttttgtttttacgAACTCGTAAATATCACTCATATTTTTTGTTATGAGAAATGTGATGAACAAAAAACATATTAATAACACAAAAATAATGAGTTTTTANNNNNNNNNNNNNNNNNNNNNNNNNNNNNNNNNNNNNNNNNNNNNNNNNNNNNNNNNNNNNNNNNNNNgggaaaaaaataagaatataaatataattattgataattgtaaATGATATTTTTGATAATGAAAATAATCAAATTTTTCCTTTGTTTCTATTTCTTTAAAAGAAATGTATTATTGTTTCTTTTTAGAAAAAGCAacaatttacttttttttaagtaaaagtaACATTTTTAACATGCAGCCAAACATATCTAAAATCTAATAAAAGTATTCTATTTACAAAAAATTCACTAAAAAGATGCAAACAAACACCATATATTGTGAccaaagagaagtttcttttttctcttttttattttttttcccctTCTCAACCACTTTATTAGTGGtaaagatattttaaattttgagtgACTATTGAACAGGTTTAGGCAATATGGCCTGTGGGAAAGATATTCAGAGTTATACCCAAGGGAAGATTTAATTTATACTGTTGGTGTTAGTGATTACAGCAAAGATTGGTTCTTTGCACATGTCACCAGGTACATATAGAAGTGATTTCTATGAATAAATTAACCTATGGTGTTTCATGATGAAAGAAGAAATCAGTACATTTCGAATGCATGTAGGAAGAAAGATGATGGCACTTACCAAGGCACTACATGGCAAATTAAGTTCGATCTTggtcatgtggaggcaggtggaACCTATAAGCTGCGATTGGCTCTTGCAAGTGCAAATGTCTCTGAATTACAGGTttggaatatttttttaaaaaaacttaaattACTTTATCAACTTTTATAGATTCATCACATTTTCAATTAGATCTTCGTAATTTgagtttataattaaattttatattagataaaatattttaattagattatttatagaaaaaattaCTCTCAAAAATTGTTTAAGGATTGTCTTGCATGGGTTGATGGTAGAGGTGGTAATGGGTAGAGTAGGGTAAGATTTGGAGCCAACTCTAATCTTACTCGCGGgttgaaatttttatataaattcaacTCTATCCTATCCATGGGTTGAGAATGTCTCAACTCTAACTTACTCGTTTttaacccgcgggtacccgaTTCTATCCGCGAGTTACAAAAAAgatgcaacattattatataatttaatgataatttaaaatagaactgatttttacataaaaaaaagtattaaattatcaattaatgatcttcttttaGTGGCTAAGGattttttgcatttagtgagagatttttggttcaacatccacttaaaatatatttttatataagtatataacatatacatatggGTTGGTCGGGTAGGTTTGAGGCTCAACCTGCACCTTACCCGACCTGCATgagaaccctacccgcaccctaccctatCTGAtgcggatcgggttggcaaccctaACCAACTAGGTGGGGTCGGATTGGGCACCTACGGGTAGAGTACATGTTGCCACCCCTAGTTGATGGAAGGATCGGAGATTCGCCGATCTTAGTGATGATGTGATCGGACCTTTGAAGCGGCGGCGGTAGTACCTACAATGACACTCCAACGCTCAAATCATAATGGGTTTAAAAGGTACAGGTTTAGAGTGTGTAACGTACCTGATAGAGTTTTTGGCTCCCTTTATATAGTTTGTCttatcatcttatcttatctgttAGCTAAGATAAGTgagatatttgaatttgaatgttagTTAGTAATTCTCGATCCTCTGACCTGTTGGACCGTAAGGACAGTTTGGGCTCATGAGTCGAGTCATCGTTGGGCCGTTTGGGACCCTAGATGTCAGGTTCGGAACAGTTTCCCCCAGAGCATGAGAGTATGCTGGTATAGTCTCGTTGCTGATGTTGGTGAGCTCGGTTCTCCGGATCCGTAGCTTCGGGAGTCCGGGAGTTCGTTGTTAGAGTGCGGGGCCATCCCTACATCTGTTCGTTGCGTTTCCCAGTGGTAAGATTTTGTCCATTATGTTTTTCGAGGCGTCATTATAATGCTTAGTGGGAATGAGAGaggtttttgtttctttttcaattttttccctCGTCCctctgtatttttatttgaaacgTTGGGAGGTTTGATTTTCTTCTTGTAACTGCTTCCTTCTTTTCCTACATTTTCCTACTGAATTTCGTTTTCCAATCCGCACACTCTTTGCTCGTTGTTCCTTGGGTTGGTTGCTGAGGCTCTGCGGTGCTGCATTTCCTTGCGCCCATGCCACTTTGCCGTTTCCTTCAATTTCTGAAAACAGGTTGGCGCCCTTTTTCTTGCTTTTGCGATTACGTGCACTGTTTTGCCTTTGTCTCTTCCTTTTTGTAAGGTTTTTTTTGTGCTGTAGTAGTGAGAAAAGGGGGGTGccattattttgctatttttgtaTAGCTTTATAATTTTGGTAGACTTTGGCATAGGACTTGTGTTCTCTGTTTCTGGCGAGTTAGCTGACAGTGGTGCCCCCTTTAGTTATAAGTACGGTTCGATGGAGGACAGTTTAGAAAAACCCGAGTCTGATTTTTACGGCCGAGGGCATACCGGATCGTTGCCATTAGGTGACTTCTGATGTTTTGGGTACGCTTTCTAGGCTGAATGAGGGGGTCGTGTGTGGTGGAGGCGAGGCGAAGCGTCAGTATGAGCTCGTGCTCGCCGATGAGAACAAGAGGGTATGCTACCTTAATCTGGATTCTCACCAAGTTCCTGATTGGATGTGGGTTCATGAACCTCTGTTCACTAAATTGGGAATTCGGCTACCTTTCTCCAAATGTCCCTTCTGAATAAGGTTTCTGCGGCACCTTCCCAGTTGCATCCAAATAGTTAGGTGGCCATTCGAACGTTCGAGCTGGTTTGTGAGTTCTTAGAAATTCTGGCTCAGGTTAAggtgttcttattcttctttctttgtATGATTCCGCATAAGGAAGGAAAACATCGAAAGGGCTATATCTCTCTTTGGGCTCAGCCAAATCGTTGATTCCTCGATTTGTTTGAGGATTTGTTCCATGGGTTTAAGGCGGAGTATTTCAAGGTCCGCCCGGCCCAGGGTCACCATCCGTTTTGGTTGGCCCTGGAGGGCGAGCGCCAAATTGGCACTTATTGGAATTTCCATGCGAGGGCTTCGTATCTTACCCGAATAACTTATAA includes:
- the LOC107608107 gene encoding probable rhamnogalacturonate lyase B, with the protein product MSSEEPMQLRIEDNHVVMDNGILQVYLSKPSGFVTRIQYNGIDNLLEAGNEKFNRGYWDVVWSKEGSAGTTGTFERIVGTSFNVIVENEEQIEISFTRMWDPSMEGKLSPLNIDKRYVMLRDSSGFYCYAIFEHQKEWPAFNIPQIRIVFKLREDKFHYMAVADNRQRFMPLPEDRSPGRGKVLVPPEAVLLADPVEPEFQGEVDDKYQYSCENKDLKVHGWISSKSESDTGTGFWVIIPSNEFRSGGLAKQNLTSHVGPISLAMFLSAHYAGEDLVLKLSPNEPWKKVFGPTFIYLNALLDGEDPLELWEDAKDQMNEEVENWPYDFPASEDFQISSERGSVSGTLLVRDRMLSDDSIGARGAYVGLAPPGEAGSWQRECKGYQFWSIADDDGYFSIDNIRSGDYNIYAWVPGFIGDYRSNYVLTITPGCDKNISDIIFEPPRDGPTLWEIGIPDRSAAEFYVPDPNPNYINKLYIDHPDKFRQYGLWERYSELYPREDLIYTVGVSDYSKDWFFAHVTRKKDDGTYQGTTWQIKFDLGHVEAGGTYKLRLALASANVSELQVRVNDEKQDPPLFTTGVIGKDNAIARHGIHGLYWLFTIDVLAHQLLEGNNTVYLTQAIATGPFQGIMYDYIRFECPNSSSVKEIQV